A window of the Cryptosporidium parvum Iowa II chromosome 7, whole genome shotgun sequence genome harbors these coding sequences:
- a CDS encoding cyclin → MTELEDSHNEISSHEWESNLAKIICGSLLSLNGLIEDISDEDLQKRLNNQSMFCIFECFFEPLLYYKNKHNLPPNLPKLNDESMEGQFILENPLYSESENRDLSELFRFGKTPKVSIQELFGFVLSVLHLGGFNVSSFVLSVINMVKFVEKIKIPICQHNWRPIFITSLILSDKLWDDSCAKSGDLARTIGFISPKSLKYLELIFCEELDWKITFKLDTIKSFISKIVDSKLDPELIQRVISSETYQSYCYEGIHDPNTQAKQDTCAEEKLENKNMMNSVYSSDLININKQKISQKFNQNINNYPKKSESPLFFNNQNPRMPPSMLQQPQLQRRVSLHPNHLSFNAQSASSAFFNNLNMNTNATTTASTSNAMRNQIGAPINLNGTHQHQISHLSSNMKRPSVPTITLTGGSSALNNRSFYSPARNQMNINQNHNNFAHGSSLSLNHIANLTSPKSDFTNKTQKYPILSTMGQTPSSKASTSGRSYTSENLPSIGSHARSTTPDVNSSTVSNFNYFGVSLSNERGRDTSCLSKLKQPNPSQINTSMNSNLNIFEKKLNNHSRQSNSIKRSSSEHSRLNPANFQANQNNLQQLSRPPHVPQLIRGGRGEGESAGFFSMARNKVSSAFSSITRTFGLSSPQSNQINENGDQRSNISSANLNQINPTNNLNNIEPKSALFDQSPTSPAQPQKIDPNSNHHFNQQNKLQEYSHQNNSTKRNFSMPPKSNPVFSQLSENKQKSPLLSSIGVSNSPFTSATKPNSGIEKKPPLTHGEYNLRSLSTDRAYNVNHPSLRQNLASNAYPQTVKNGISSSNHLPEKKPTLPSSMPWAPNSSSFHIPQNSLHNPSHVSDRLTANMHATLGRHSVGRGASQVRNIPAQNSNPSISSGFFGKTIGTGAGLTRNMSLVGKSVHSQKSSTGESLLSSFFGGKSRMQSPCPSSNSTNTGLKPTLSQLNNSNGSTSLSSSIFSMDSFINPIGNLLKGKKPSVVSSSTSIKAPGTQIGSLPISGVGLSFRR, encoded by the coding sequence ATGACGGAATTGGAGGACTCACATAATGAGATAAGCTCTCATGAATGGGAAAGCAATCTGGctaaaataatttgtgGAAGCTTGCTGAGTTTGAATGGGTTGATTGAGGACATTTCAGATGAAGATTTACAAAAGAGGTTGAATAATCAAAGCATGttttgtatttttgaatGTTTTTTTGAGCCATTGTTATACTACAAGAACAAACATAATTTACCCCCAAATTTaccaaaattaaatgatgaatCTATGGAAGGTCAATTTATTCTGGAGAATCCTTTATATTCTGAGAGTGAAAATAGAGATTTGAGTGAATTATTTCGATTTGGAAAAACTCCTAAAGTGAGTATCCAGgaattatttggatttgtACTAAGTGTTTTACATCTTGGGGGGTTCAATGTTTCAAGCTTTGTATTATCTGTCATTAATATGGTAAAATTTGTGgagaaaattaaaatacCTATATGTCAACATAATTGGAGACCAATTTTTATAACATCTTTAATACTATCAGATAAGTTATGGGACGATAGTTGTGCGAAGAGTGGAGATTTAGCAAGAACAATAGGCTTTATCTCTCCAAAgtctttaaaatatttggagCTGATTTTCTGTGAGGAGTTGGATTGgaaaataacttttaaGCTTGATACAATTAAGAgttttatttcaaagattGTCGATTCAAAATTAGATCCAGAATTGATTCAAAGAGTTATAAGCTCAGAAACTTACCAATCATATTGTTACGAGGGAATCCATGACCCAAATACTCAAGCAAAACAAGATACTTGTGCAGAAGAGAAATTGGAGAATAAGAACATGATGAATAGTGTATATTCTTCTGACctgataaatataaataaacaGAAAATTAGTCAAAAGTTTAACCaaaacattaataattatccCAAAAAATCAGAATctccattattttttaacaatCAAAATCCAAGAATGCCACCTTCAATGTTACAACAACCACAACTACAAAGAAGAGTGTCGCTTCACCCTAATCATCTTTCATTTAATGCTCAATCCGCAAGTTCCGCTTTTTTTAACAATCTGAATATGAATACTAATGCTACTACTACAGCTTCAACATCAAATGCAATGAGAAACCAGATAGGTGCTCCTATAAACTTAAATGGAACTCATCAACATCAAATTAGTCATTTGAGCTCGAATATGAAAAGACCTTCAGTTCCAACAATAACTCTTACAGGAGGATCATCAGCGTTAAACAACAGATCATTTTACAGTCCTGCTAGGAACcaaatgaatattaatcaaaatcatAACAATTTTGCTCACGGATCCAGTCTAAGTTTGAATCACATTGCAAACCTTACAAGTCCTAAATCAGATTTTACGAATAAAACGCAGAAATATCCTATACTTTCAACTATGGGCCAAACTCCTAGTTCAAAAGCTTCGACATCAGGAAGAAGCTATACTAGTGAAAATCTCCCATCCATTGGAAGCCATGCCAGATCCACTACTCCTGATGTTAATTCCAGTACTGTTAGcaactttaattatttcgGTGTTTCGTTATCAAATGAACGTGGAAGGGATACAAGCTGTTTATCTAAATTAAAACAACCTAATCCTTCTCAAATTAATACTAGTATGAATTCaaatcttaatatttttgagaaaaaaCTAAATAACCACTCTCGTCAAAGTAACTCCATAAAAAGATCCAGCTCCGAACACTCCAGATTAAATCCTGCTAACTTCCAAgcaaatcaaaataatctGCAGCAGCTTTCGCGTCCTCCACATGTTCCTCAACTCATaagaggaggaagaggagAAGGAGAAAGTGCAGGCTTCTTTTCTATGGCTAGAAATAAGGTATCTTCCGCATTCTCGTCTATTACAAGAACTTTCGGCTTATCTTCTCCACAATctaatcaaattaatgaaaatggcGATCAAAGATCTAATATTTCCTCAGCTAACTTAAATCAAATCAATCCTACTAATAACTTGAACAACATTGAGCCTAAGTCTGCATTGTTTGACCAGTCTCCAACATCGCCTGCTCAACCTCAAAAAATTGACCCAAACTCAAACCACCATTTCAACCAGCAAAACAAACTCCAAGAATACTCCCACCAAAATAATTCTACCAAAAGAAACTTCTCTATGCCCCCAAAGAGTAATCCTGTATTTTCTCAGCTATCcgaaaataaacaaaaatctCCCCTACTAAGTTCAATTGGTGTCTCCAATTCCCCCTTCACCTCAGCAACTAAACCTAATTCTGGAATTGAAAAGAAACCTCCTCTAACCCATGGGGAATATAATTTGAGGTCATTATCTACAGATAGAGCTTATAATGTCAACCATCCATCTCTTCGTCAAAATTTGGCATCTAATGCATACCCCCAAACTGTTAAAAATGGAATCTCAAGTTCTAATCATTTACCTGAAAAAAAACCAACTCTTCCCTCCTCAATGCCATGGGCCCCTAATTCCTCATCTTTTCATATTCCTCAGAACTCTCTCCATAATCCATCTCATGTTTCTGACCGTTTGACCGCCAACATGCATGCTACACTTGGGCGCCACTCTGTGGGTAGAGGTGCCAGTCAGGTTAGAAATATTCCAGCACAAAACAGTAACCCCTCAATTAGTAGTGGCTTTTTTGGGAAAACAATAGGGACAGGAGCTGGGTTGACTAGAAATATGTCTTTGGTGGGTAAAAGTGTGCATTCACAAAAAAGTTCAACTGGAGAAAGCTTATTAAGTAGTTTTTTTGGTGGAAAATCTAGAATGCAAAGCCCCTGTCCGTCATCtaattcaacaaatacTGGTTTGAAACCAACTTTAAGTCAGTTAAATAACTCAAATGGATCTACTTCTTTATCATCATCCATTTTTTCTATGGATAGTTTCATTAATCCTATTGGTAATCTTTTGAAAGGAAAAAAACCATCTGTAGTTTCTTCTTCAACGTCAATAAAGGCTCCAGGAACTCAAATTGGCTCATTACCTATTTCAGGAGTTGGTTTATCATTTAGAAGATAG
- a CDS encoding hypothetical protein (transcripts identified by EST): MHLKEFILSLDDVRALVERKLERNREFKPKISFIKHLASYSVTIPSLTKISDEALKIAKKDGNEKAIYMDTIIVPALPRSLKREDNLSSLQCRFSYSQKPCSISPTTHYDLLSNIFGYENSQDANIFADRFCLRRLIDFSLGSISSENADIMVSTKLRIDDNGELERISPIKMLPINITEGFPSVGFQFETYLTRSEIGLGLNPDATLKMADSCFVVDEISFGDLRLIRRCEIDAVSKRHVYGDSKERSKQEEYKNSLCHKSWEQKIYNTDTEFMERRMSPPCRVFLSDNFKSSKLSPENRVEIKSISCRNTHNFSWVSVYFQMLIGSTPILIRGCHNRGFFTQRSITSFNLDQVKEFSEKELTARKIPNLDFSESNWDTITSAIAFSEAILTYISNDLLELIGSYLFKENGPGDHFVNFTIKKKENNIIFQILNPNENLPNIAGPINYWNDYLSNK; encoded by the coding sequence ATGCATTTGAAGGAGTTTATATTGAGCTTGGATGATGTGAGAGCATTGGTTGAAAGAAAGCTTGAAAGAAATAGAGAGTTTAAGCCAAAAATAAGCTTTATTAAGCATTTAGCTTCTTATTCTGTAACGATACCAtcattaacaaaaataagCGATGAAGCTCTAAAGATAGCAAAGAAAGATGGGAATGAAAAAGCAATATATATGGACACTATTATAGTGCCAGCACTTCCTAGATCATTAAAGAGAGAGGATAATTTGAGTAGTTTGCAGTGTAGATTTTCTTACTCTCAAAAGCCATGCTCAATTTCTCCAACAACGCATTATGATTTATTGAGCAATATTTTTGGTTACGAAAATTCTCAGGACGCTAATATTTTTGCAGATAGATTTTGTTTAAGAAGACTAATAGACTTCTCACTTGGTTCTATAAGCTCAGAAAATGCAGATATTATGGTTTCAACCAAGTTGAGAATTGATGATAATGGGGAGCTAGAAAGAATTTCTCCGATAAAAATGCTTCCAATTAATATAACTGAGGGATTTCCAAGTGTCGGATTTCAATTTGAGACTTATTTAACACGAAGTGAAATAGGTCTGGGATTAAATCCAGATGCAACCTTAAAGATGGCAGATTCTTGTTTTGTTGTGGATGAAATATCATTTGGAGATTTGAGGTTAATAAGAAGGTGTGAAATTGATGCAGTAAGTAAACGTCATGTATATGGAGATTCTAAAGAAAGAAGTAAACaagaagaatataaaaatagtTTGTGCCATAAGAGTTGGGAGCAAAAGATTTATAATACGGATACAGAATTTATGGAAAGGAGAATGAGCCCTCCTTGTAGAGTGTTTTTGTctgataattttaaatcttcaaaattgtCCCCTGAAAATAGGgttgaaattaaatctaTTTCATGTAGAAATACTCACAATTTTTCTTGGGTTTCAGTATATTTTCAGATGCTCATTGGCTCCACCCCAATTTTGATCAGGGGTTGTCATAATAGAGGATTCTTTACACAAAGGTCTATAAcatcttttaatttagaCCAGGTTAAAGAATTTTCAGAAAAGGAGTTAACTGCACGCAAGATACCTAATTTAGATTTCTCAGAATCAAATTGGGATACAATTACATCAGCTATTGCATTTTCAGAGGCGATACTTACGTATATTTCCAATGATTTATTGGAATTGATTGgttcatatttatttaagGAAAATGGCCCTGGTGACCATTTTGTTAACTTTACcattaaaaagaaagaaaacaatataatttttcaaatattaaatccaaACGAAAATTTACCAAATATTGCTGGCCcaattaattattggaatGATTATCTCTctaacaaataa
- a CDS encoding calcium/calmodulin dependent protein kinase with an EF hand N-terminal to the kinase domain and 4 calmodulin like EF hands at the C-terminus, producing the protein KMTVATSSRRNSRRSSLSSESSLTSHTSSTKPKNSYIQKNSSVSGGNGTSHNCYSHKGRSGSGFGSSSSYENRAYLVSGGGSCIGNNTSMGNANGSLLAPNVQLDNLPSERVGNGSPNWALSADVCSLKDFKELIECKNEHAESVLRKYSGIKSVNGGRGIRQVLASIVRGSRTSKNRSSSVDSGSCGMVSSSTSTTTSSAALVSNLNRKNTTGGDINNTRIKIEDSIDGNGTIINDNNGSSTSNRECNILTGQPIQKAILTQRDIMELRGKIDKVLSTEDSFVRSALQSFQQFDFDGDGNLTIEELLDLLTTLGEHLALPPINRKVVANEISIRLNSKLTVDSSASESKMLISFPFFLKYYLSVLTTIRQKHFSSVKINGELQQNKAIRKHLVHEDDINDLYTFHYQLGTGTYGEVFLVTENYTRQRRVCKIVDKVKCRRKLDEIDHEVEILKQLDHPGLVHIYEVYEDRLNLYFILEFCAGGNLFHSLQDAIQSGFRFSEFHVSRIIQQILLAIRYLHLKRVVHKNLKPQNILLTNSFGSGNTSVKLVDFGLAEIFSSDEINLPELTTSNVSPSHFHSPLKSLPLSSSSSSSYITQDHIKTHNQAQPQAQIQGHTHNTSLSSISNQNRASEEGYLFASVDEVTGIHKSNSSHNSSPSSNSSLAQNLHQEESLASYPKYLDFTAPELLKGETFSYSLDVWSVGVIMYSVITGRHPFSGRSRAETRHNICFGIPAISEITCVSNACKSLLGKLLEKNPRERITVDEALSHDWFSISHSSYCEVDIGMPLLAHLKVYTRQSDLRHILIHMLSHQLALDTTQINMATSVFKSLDTDNDGVLSISELGSGLQKLGISSRESSMIIKAMDIDGNGIISYSEFITACHIWRRNEIRQLKSFFMKIDRNNQGKITREEFKQLLKAQKSKLLSNITKSFSSTNDVNYRTILPSSNQGVYTEWDSVLDEIDTNRDGLIDWKEFCTFIVDYFNTSRESLRACYNNSSISNISSTFSIDPPSVAGLSRRRDSGICPVQEANQHPPPHPSQLD; encoded by the coding sequence AAAATGACAGTAGCTACCTCAAGCAGGAGGAATTCGAGGAGATCTAGCTTATCTTCAGAATCTAGCTTGACTAGCCATACATCCTCAACAAAGCCAAAAAACTcttatattcaaaagaattcCTCAGTATCAGGGGGTAATGGCACATCTCACAATTGTTATAGCCATAAAGGGAGATCTGGAAGTGGTTTTGGTTCCAGTTCTTCGTATGAAAATAGAGCCTATCTTGTATCGGGAGGAGGTTCTTGTATTGGGAATAATACTAGTATGGGTAATGCTAATGGAAGTTTATTAGCACCAAATGTTCAATTGGATAATTTACCCTCAGAGAGAGTGGGGAATGGTTCCCCTAATTGGGCACTAAGTGCAGATGTTTGCAGCTTAAAAGATTTTAAGGAACTCATAGAATGTAAAAATGAGCATGCAGAGTCTGTTTTAAGAAAGTATTCTGGTATTAAAAGTGTGAATGGTGGGAGAGGAATTAGACAGGTTCTAGCTTCAATTGTACGTGGATCGCGTACATCAAAGAATCGAAGTTCATCAGTAGATTCAGGATCGTGTGGGATGGTATCCTCTTCTACTTCAACAACAACATCTTCTGCAGCATTggtttcaaatttgaatcgCAAAAATACAACTGGAGGagatataaataatacGAGAATAAAGATTGAAGATAGCATTGATGGAAATGgtactattattaatgataataatggtAGCAGCACTAGCAATAGAGAATGTAATATATTAACAGGACAACCCATTCAAAAAGCAATTCTTACTCAGAGAGATATTATGGAATTAAGAGGAAAAATAGATAAAGTATTATCAACAGAAGATAGTTTTGTAAGATCAGCACTACAATCTTTTCAAcaatttgattttgatgGAGATGGAAACTTAacaattgaagaattattagatttattaaCAACATTAGGAGAACATTTGGCATTACCTCCAATAAATAGAAAAGTTGTTGCAAATGAAATAAGTATACGTTTGAATTCAAAGTTAACAGTTGATAGTAGTGCATCAGAGAGCAAAATGTTGATAAGTTTTCCATTCTTTCTCAAGTATTACTTAAGTGTATTAACAACAATTAGACAAAAACATTTCAGTTCTGTGAAAATTAATGGAGAATTACAACAGAATAAAGCAATACGTAAGCATTTAGTACATGAAgatgatattaatgatttatatACATTTCATTATCAGTTAGGAACAGGAACTTATGGAGAAGTATTTCTTGTAACTGAAAATTATACAAGACAAAGAAGAGTGTGTAAAATTGTGGATAAAGTCAAATGTCGTAGGAAATTGGATGAAATTGATCACGAGGTTGAAATTTTAAAGCAATTAGATCATCCTGGCCTTGTACATATTTACGAAGTTTACGAGGATAGactaaatttatattttatattggaATTTTGTGCTGGAGGGAATTTATTTCACTCTCTACAAGATGCAATTCAATCAGGATTTCGATTTTCTGAATTTCATGTTTCACGaataattcaacaaatacTCTTGGCAATACGTTATTTGCACTTGAAGAGGGTAGTACACAAGAATTTGAAGCCTCAGAATATACTCTTAACTAACTCTTTCGGGAGTGGAAATACCTCAGTTAAGCTCGTTGATTTTGGACTTGCTGAAATTTTTTCATCAGATGAAATAAATCTTCCAGAACTAACTACTTCAAATGTTTCTCCTTCACATTTCCATTCACCATTAAAATCCTTACCTCTCTCATCTTCCTCATCATCCTCCTATATAACCCAAGATCATATCAAAACCCATAATCAAGCTCAACCTCAAGCACAGATTCAAGGACATACACATAATACCTCCTTATCTTCTATTTCCAACCAAAATCGTGCATCTGAAGAAGGGTATTTGTTTGCTAGTGTGGACGAAGTCACCGGCATTCATAAGTCCAACTCAAGCCATAATTCAAGTCCAAGTTCAAACTCTAGCTTAGCTCAAAATCTTCACCAAGAAGAATCCTTAGCTTCATATCCAAAGTACTTGGATTTCACAGCCCCAGAGTTACTCAAAGGAGAAACTTTCTCCTATAGTCTTGACGTGTGGTCTGTTGGAGTTATCATGTATTCTGTCATTACTGGACGCCACCCATTTAGTGGCAGGTCACGAGCTGAAACTAGGCATAATATCTGCTTCGGAATTCCCGCCATTTCTGAAATTACATGCGTTTCAAATGCATGCAAGTCATTATTAGGAAAGTTACTTGAGAAAAATCCAAGAGAAAGAATAACAGTGGATGAAGCTTTAAGCCATGATTGGTTTTCTATTTCGCATTCCAGTTACTGCGAAGTTGATATAGGGATGCCTCTTTTAGCCCACTTGAAAGTTTATACAAGACAGTCAGACTTGAGacatatattaattcatatGTTATCCCATCAATTAGCACTAGATACAACTCAAATTAATATGGCAACCAGTGTTTTTAAATCTCTTGATACCGATAATGATGGAgtattatcaatttcagAGTTAGGATCTGGCTTACAAAAATTAGGTATTTCATCCAGAGAATCGTCTATGATTATTAAAGCTATGGATATTGATGGTAATGGAATTATATCATATAGTGAATTTATCACAGCTTGTCATATTTGGAGACGAAATGAAATTAGACAGTTAAAATCTTTCTTTATGAAAATTGATCGAAATAATCAGGGAAAAATTACTAGAGAAGAATTTAAACAGTTGCTTAAGGCACAAAAATCTAAATTGCTCTCAAATATTACCAAAAGCTTTTCTTCTACTAATGATGTCAATTACAGAACAATTCTTCCTTCATCTAATCAAGGTGTATATACTGAATGGGATTCTGTTCTAGATGAAATTGATACTAATAGAGATGGTCTTATCGACTGGAAAGAATTCTGTACTTTTATTGTCGATTACTTTAATACTTCTAGGGAATCTTTGAGGGCATGTTACAACAATTCATCTATATctaatatttcttctaCTTTTTCTATTGATCCTCCATCCGTTGCAGGGCTCTCAAGGAGAAGAGATTCTGGTATTTGCCCCGTTCAAGAAGCTAACCAGCACCCTCCCCCTCATCCAAGCCAACTagattaa